A window of Aliarcobacter trophiarum LMG 25534 contains these coding sequences:
- a CDS encoding phosphoadenylyl-sulfate reductase, giving the protein MSLEIVESIKEKISSLNTSDLIKYIINNYKNVALSSSLGAEDQVLTDMIFKVDKNSRVFTLDTGRLHSETYKVMDATNLKYDVKIEVFFPKSEDVEKLYLTQGVNGHFESIGNRKNCCNIRKIEPLKRALENVDIWITGLRASQGITRETMPLIEWDENFKVIKLNPLINWSEKEVWEYIKANSVPYNKLHDSGYPSIGCEPCTRAIKEGEDIRAGRWWWENPEHKECGLHKK; this is encoded by the coding sequence ATGAGTTTAGAAATAGTAGAGAGTATAAAAGAAAAAATCTCCTCTTTAAATACGAGTGATTTAATCAAATATATAATAAATAATTATAAAAATGTAGCTTTAAGTTCAAGTTTAGGGGCAGAAGACCAAGTCTTAACAGACATGATATTTAAAGTAGATAAAAACAGTAGAGTATTTACGCTTGATACTGGAAGACTACATAGTGAAACTTATAAAGTTATGGATGCAACAAATTTAAAATATGATGTGAAGATAGAAGTCTTTTTCCCAAAATCTGAAGATGTAGAGAAACTATATCTTACTCAAGGGGTAAATGGTCACTTTGAAAGTATTGGAAATAGAAAAAACTGTTGTAATATTAGAAAAATCGAGCCTTTAAAAAGAGCTTTAGAAAATGTGGATATTTGGATAACTGGTTTAAGAGCTAGTCAAGGTATAACAAGAGAAACTATGCCACTTATTGAGTGGGATGAGAATTTTAAGGTTATAAAACTAAACCCACTTATAAATTGGAGTGAGAAAGAAGTTTGGGAGTATATAAAAGCAAATAGTGTTCCATATAATAAACTTCACGATAGTGGTTATCCTAGTATTGGTTGTGAACCATGTACAAGAGCTATAAAAGAAGGTGAAGATATAAGAGCAGGAAGATGGTGGTGGGAAAATCCTGAACATAAAGAGTGTGGGTTACATAAAAAATAA
- a CDS encoding tryptophanase, with protein sequence MPKNGLNIKFYKEDNIPLELHKVRVVQKLHLVPIERRLEALKEGGFNTFRLNTKDVFLDMLTDSGTNAMSDQQLGAMMIADDAYAGSQSFVKFQKAVEDVLGKKYLLPAHQGRAAENIISRTFIKKGDTVPMNYHFTTSMAHITENGGKIEELLYDEAFVINSKHPFKGNMNIELLEESIKKNGKENIPFIRMEASTNLIGGQPFSIANLRDVRKVADKYGIMLVLDASLIGENAYLVMQREEEFEDKTMKEIIHEMTSLADIIYFSARKLSSSRGGGICTNDEKIYKKLEPLVPLYEGFLTYGGISVREIEAIAVGLYETLDETMISQSPKFIEYLVNALDKKGIPVVTPAGVLGCHVDAMQICKHIPQTQYPAGAFAAAFFLISGVRGMERGSVSNQRDEDGNETYADMELLRLAIPRRVFTLSQIKYVEDRLTWLYDNRELIGGLRFTYEPPVLRFFMGGLEPVSDWPEKLIAKFKKDFGDSL encoded by the coding sequence ATGCCAAAGAATGGTTTAAATATAAAGTTCTACAAAGAGGATAATATTCCACTTGAACTTCACAAAGTAAGAGTTGTACAAAAGTTACATTTAGTACCTATTGAAAGAAGACTTGAAGCTTTAAAAGAGGGTGGTTTTAATACTTTTAGATTAAATACAAAAGATGTTTTCCTAGATATGTTAACAGATAGTGGAACAAATGCTATGAGTGATCAACAACTAGGTGCTATGATGATAGCAGATGATGCATATGCAGGAAGTCAAAGCTTTGTTAAATTCCAAAAAGCAGTTGAAGATGTTTTAGGAAAAAAATATCTTCTTCCTGCTCACCAAGGAAGAGCAGCTGAAAATATTATCTCTAGAACTTTTATAAAAAAGGGTGATACTGTTCCTATGAACTATCACTTTACAACATCTATGGCACATATCACTGAAAATGGCGGAAAAATTGAAGAGCTTTTATATGATGAAGCTTTTGTAATTAACTCGAAGCATCCATTTAAAGGAAATATGAATATCGAACTTCTTGAAGAGTCAATTAAAAAAAATGGGAAAGAGAATATTCCATTTATTAGAATGGAAGCTTCAACAAATCTAATAGGCGGGCAGCCTTTTTCTATTGCAAACTTAAGAGATGTTAGAAAAGTAGCAGATAAATATGGAATTATGCTTGTACTTGATGCTAGTTTAATTGGAGAAAATGCATATTTAGTTATGCAAAGAGAAGAAGAGTTTGAAGATAAAACTATGAAAGAGATTATTCATGAAATGACTTCTTTGGCAGATATTATCTATTTCTCAGCTAGAAAGTTAAGCTCTTCAAGAGGTGGGGGAATTTGTACAAATGATGAAAAAATCTATAAAAAACTTGAACCTCTTGTACCACTATATGAAGGATTCCTAACTTATGGTGGTATTTCTGTAAGAGAGATAGAGGCTATTGCTGTTGGTTTATATGAAACTTTAGATGAGACTATGATTTCACAAAGTCCAAAATTTATTGAGTATTTGGTAAATGCTTTAGATAAAAAAGGAATTCCAGTTGTTACACCAGCTGGTGTTTTAGGATGCCATGTTGATGCTATGCAAATTTGTAAACATATTCCACAAACACAATATCCAGCAGGCGCATTTGCTGCTGCATTTTTCCTAATTTCAGGAGTTAGAGGGATGGAGAGAGGAAGTGTTTCAAACCAAAGAGATGAAGATGGAAATGAAACTTATGCTGATATGGAGCTTTTAAGACTTGCAATTCCTAGAAGAGTATTTACACTTTCACAAATTAAATATGTAGAAGATAGATTAACTTGGCTTTATGACAATAGAGAATTAATAGGTGGTTTAAGATTTACATACGAACCACCAGTTTTAAGATTTTTTATGGGTGGACTAGAACCAGTTTCAGATTGGCCAGAAAAACTAATAGCTAAATTCAAAAAAGATTTTGGAGATAGTTTATAA
- a CDS encoding O-acetylhomoserine aminocarboxypropyltransferase/cysteine synthase family protein has product MQKDTIAIHTGYDKKNGNGEMAVPISQTTAYAFRDSEHAANLFALKELGPIYTRLNNPTNDILEQRYAQLENGAAALVTASGASAVFYSIANIAESGDNILISDKLYGGSVTLFHFTLKRFGISVKTFKSDDASDLESLIDDKTKGIFFESLSNPQIAIPAMDKIVEIAKKHGIITICDNTVATATLFNPIKIGVDIVVHSTSKYTSGNGTALGGVIVERDNLAEFFKQNSTKYPQFTTPDASYHGLVYTDVPLPVFCLRARLSLLRDIGATPAPFNSWLLIQGLETLSLRVEKHSNNALKVAEFLKSHKKVQNVSYPGLKGDKYYDKAQKYFKNGLASGLISFEVESFEEAKRVIDSAKLFSVVVNIGDSKSLIVHPASTTHSQLNEEELRKAGVNPTTIRLSIGLEDTADLIEDLNQALNK; this is encoded by the coding sequence ATGCAAAAAGATACAATTGCAATCCATACTGGATATGATAAAAAAAATGGAAATGGAGAGATGGCAGTTCCAATTTCTCAAACAACAGCTTATGCTTTTAGAGATAGTGAACATGCAGCAAATCTGTTTGCATTAAAAGAGTTAGGACCAATTTATACAAGACTAAATAATCCTACAAATGATATTTTAGAACAAAGATATGCTCAACTAGAAAATGGTGCAGCAGCTCTTGTAACTGCAAGCGGTGCTAGTGCAGTATTCTATTCAATAGCTAACATTGCTGAATCTGGAGATAATATTTTAATCTCTGATAAGCTTTATGGTGGAAGTGTAACTCTATTTCATTTTACTTTAAAAAGATTTGGAATTAGTGTAAAAACTTTCAAAAGTGATGATGCATCTGATTTAGAGAGTTTAATAGATGATAAAACAAAAGGTATCTTTTTTGAATCATTATCAAATCCTCAAATTGCAATTCCAGCAATGGATAAAATTGTAGAGATTGCAAAAAAACATGGAATAATCACTATTTGTGATAATACTGTTGCAACAGCAACACTATTTAACCCAATTAAAATTGGTGTTGATATTGTTGTTCACTCTACAAGTAAATATACAAGTGGAAATGGTACAGCTCTTGGTGGAGTTATAGTTGAAAGAGATAACTTAGCAGAATTTTTTAAACAAAATAGTACAAAATATCCACAATTTACAACTCCTGATGCTTCATATCATGGGCTTGTATATACAGATGTTCCGCTTCCTGTATTTTGTTTAAGAGCTAGATTATCTTTATTAAGAGATATTGGAGCAACTCCTGCACCATTTAACTCATGGCTTTTAATTCAAGGATTAGAGACTTTAAGTCTTAGAGTCGAGAAGCATTCAAATAATGCTTTGAAAGTTGCAGAGTTCTTAAAATCTCATAAAAAGGTACAAAATGTATCTTACCCAGGATTAAAAGGTGATAAGTATTATGATAAAGCACAAAAATATTTCAAAAATGGATTAGCAAGTGGTCTTATCTCTTTTGAAGTAGAGAGTTTTGAAGAGGCAAAAAGAGTAATTGATAGCGCAAAATTGTTTAGTGTAGTTGTAAATATTGGAGATAGTAAATCTTTAATAGTTCATCCAGCTTCAACAACTCACTCTCAATTAAATGAAGAAGAGCTAAGAAAAGCTGGAGTAAATCCAACGACTATTAGGTTATCAATTGGTTTAGAAGATACAGCTGATTTAATTGAAGATTTAAATCAAGCATTAAATAAGTAG
- a CDS encoding RrF2 family transcriptional regulator — protein MPLISTKGVYGLAAIYELSKHSDDTPMQIKDISANASIPQNYLEQLLSKLRRADLLISTRGARGGYLLAKSPKEIKIVDILIALEDDIKIVDAKIDNPILNLLFEESKEKTKKIFDLTLADLDKYEGRYNNFLHYNI, from the coding sequence ATGCCATTGATTTCAACAAAGGGGGTGTATGGTTTGGCTGCTATTTATGAGTTAAGCAAACATAGTGATGATACTCCCATGCAAATAAAGGATATTTCAGCAAATGCCTCTATTCCTCAAAACTACTTAGAACAACTTTTAAGTAAGTTAAGACGAGCGGATTTGCTTATAAGTACAAGAGGGGCTAGAGGTGGTTACCTTTTGGCAAAAAGTCCAAAAGAGATAAAGATAGTAGATATCTTAATAGCTCTTGAAGATGATATAAAAATAGTAGATGCAAAAATTGATAATCCAATCTTAAATCTACTTTTTGAAGAGTCAAAAGAGAAAACAAAAAAGATATTTGATTTAACTTTGGCTGATTTAGATAAATATGAAGGTAGATATAACAATTTTCTACATTATAATATTTAA
- a CDS encoding sulfite reductase: MSAIINIEKLKKDINSEDILSSLFYYAVFGEKISQNDLERFKWHGIYAQDEEQNFFSLKIPLNLGELNLAQLESILNILDIFSLQKFSFKDGQKLEIDSLKLSDIPEVFNILNSVGLKSFYESSHSIKKVLTCPVNGLDTTQIFDVEELAKKLNDSFVENKNFFNLPNSLQFAISGYREGCDAGFTPDISFNAFKNSREKIVFDLKILDNVVAQLTSSQIIKTARIIASVYRDFGNREKNSNFREFLDEFTLESFCDILSSNLDIKLENNKKLEILNSPKKPRMGINKSTNDGYSFIGLRSLKKELSKEELVNLIKEMKNSSATKLKITHKSNIIILDVPTKNSENLVKSLKKSGLTLE, translated from the coding sequence ATGTCCGCAATTATAAATATAGAGAAACTAAAAAAAGATATAAACAGTGAAGATATTTTATCTTCACTGTTTTATTATGCAGTTTTTGGAGAAAAAATATCCCAAAATGATTTGGAGAGATTTAAGTGGCATGGGATTTATGCACAAGATGAAGAGCAAAACTTTTTTTCCCTTAAAATACCTCTAAATTTAGGAGAGTTGAATTTGGCTCAATTAGAGTCTATTTTAAATATTTTAGATATCTTTTCTCTACAAAAGTTCTCTTTCAAAGATGGTCAGAAATTAGAGATTGATAGTTTAAAATTAAGTGATATTCCAGAAGTTTTCAATATCCTAAATAGTGTTGGTTTAAAAAGCTTTTATGAGTCTAGCCATAGTATAAAAAAGGTATTAACTTGTCCTGTAAATGGGCTTGATACTACACAGATTTTTGATGTAGAAGAGTTAGCTAAGAAATTAAATGATAGTTTTGTTGAGAATAAAAACTTTTTTAATTTACCTAACTCTTTACAGTTTGCAATAAGTGGTTACCGTGAGGGTTGTGATGCTGGATTTACTCCTGATATTAGTTTTAATGCTTTTAAAAATAGCAGAGAAAAGATAGTTTTTGATTTGAAAATTTTAGATAATGTTGTAGCACAATTAACTAGTTCACAAATAATAAAAACAGCAAGAATAATAGCTAGTGTATATAGAGATTTTGGAAATAGAGAAAAAAATAGTAATTTTAGAGAGTTTTTAGATGAGTTTACACTTGAGAGTTTTTGTGATATTTTAAGTTCAAATCTAGATATAAAACTAGAAAATAATAAGAAATTAGAAATATTAAATAGCCCTAAAAAACCTAGAATGGGAATAAATAAAAGCACAAATGATGGTTACTCTTTTATAGGGTTAAGGAGTTTAAAAAAAGAGCTAAGTAAAGAAGAGTTAGTAAATCTAATAAAAGAGATGAAAAATAGTAGTGCAACAAAACTAAAAATTACACATAAATCAAATATTATAATATTAGATGTTCCTACAAAAAATAGTGAGAATTTAGTAAAATCTCTAAAAAAGAGTGGATTAACTTTAGAATAA
- a CDS encoding DUF2061 domain-containing protein: MHEKPYRSVAKAISWRTVGTLDTIIVSYFITGNLVMAASIGTIEVITKMVLYYFHERAWNRIKFGTVKPTENDYQI; this comes from the coding sequence ATGCACGAAAAACCATATAGATCGGTCGCAAAAGCAATATCCTGGCGAACGGTTGGAACACTTGATACGATTATAGTATCTTATTTTATAACGGGTAATTTAGTTATGGCAGCTTCAATTGGAACTATTGAAGTTATTACAAAAATGGTTTTATACTACTTTCATGAAAGAGCTTGGAATAGAATAAAGTTTGGTACAGTAAAACCAACAGAAAACGATTATCAAATTTAA
- a CDS encoding cupin domain-containing protein, protein MVEKYNIFEKTIVDKKDEQFFEIFRDDKIKIEKIVSNGQKSPENFWYEQDKSEYILLLSGCAILQFEDCEVELKKGDCINIDAFQKHRVKFTSQDEPTIWFAVFY, encoded by the coding sequence ATGGTAGAAAAATATAATATATTTGAAAAAACAATAGTAGATAAAAAAGATGAACAATTTTTTGAAATTTTCAGAGATGATAAAATAAAAATAGAGAAAATTGTCTCAAATGGTCAGAAATCACCTGAAAACTTTTGGTATGAGCAAGATAAAAGTGAGTATATTTTACTTTTAAGTGGATGTGCAATTTTACAATTTGAAGATTGTGAAGTTGAACTTAAAAAAGGTGATTGCATAAATATAGATGCTTTTCAAAAACATAGAGTAAAATTTACAAGCCAAGATGAACCAACTATTTGGTTTGCAGTTTTTTATTAG
- the cysK gene encoding cysteine synthase A, with translation MKFANNITELVGNTPLVKLQDASNISGAIVLGKCEFMNPSSSVKDRIGVNMIKEALKNGEINTNSTIIEPTSGNTGIALASVSAALGLKLILVMPSSMSVERRRLLQALGAKLVLTPAEKGMKGAIEKANEIRNETPNSIILQQFQNASNPAIHRETTAQEILKDTDGKVDIFIAGVGTGGTLTGVGEILKAHNPNIKIIAVEPEASPVLSGGNPGPHKIQGIGAGFVPDVLNTKVYDEVIKIGNDDAIESSRELAKTEGLLVGVSSGSNALAAKIVASRPENKGKTIVTILCDTGERYLSSGLYDYTEE, from the coding sequence ATGAAATTCGCAAACAATATAACAGAATTAGTAGGAAATACACCACTTGTAAAATTACAGGATGCAAGTAATATTAGTGGAGCAATAGTATTAGGAAAATGTGAGTTTATGAACCCTAGTTCTAGTGTAAAAGATAGAATAGGTGTAAATATGATAAAAGAAGCACTAAAAAATGGAGAAATTAATACAAATTCAACAATAATTGAACCAACAAGTGGAAACACTGGAATTGCACTTGCAAGTGTTAGTGCAGCATTAGGATTAAAACTTATTCTTGTAATGCCATCATCAATGAGTGTTGAAAGAAGAAGACTTCTTCAAGCTTTGGGAGCTAAATTAGTTCTTACACCTGCTGAAAAAGGGATGAAAGGTGCTATTGAAAAAGCAAATGAGATAAGAAATGAGACTCCTAACTCAATTATTTTACAACAGTTCCAAAATGCATCAAATCCAGCAATACATAGAGAGACAACAGCTCAAGAGATTTTAAAAGATACTGATGGAAAAGTTGATATTTTTATAGCTGGTGTTGGAACAGGTGGAACATTAACTGGTGTTGGTGAAATATTAAAAGCACATAACCCAAATATTAAGATAATTGCAGTTGAGCCAGAAGCATCTCCTGTTTTAAGTGGTGGAAATCCTGGACCTCATAAGATTCAAGGAATTGGAGCTGGATTTGTACCTGATGTTTTAAATACAAAGGTATATGATGAAGTTATTAAAATTGGAAATGATGATGCAATAGAAAGTTCAAGAGAGTTAGCAAAAACAGAAGGACTTTTAGTAGGAGTATCTTCAGGTTCAAATGCATTAGCAGCAAAAATTGTTGCTTCAAGACCTGAAAATAAAGGTAAAACAATTGTAACAATTTTATGCGATACTGGTGAGCGATATTTAAGCTCAGGTTTATATGACTATACAGAAGAATAA
- the cysD gene encoding sulfate adenylyltransferase subunit CysD yields the protein MLDTKQLTHLKQLEAESIHIIREVVAEFDNPVMMYSVGKDSAVMLHLALKAFAPAKLPFPLLHVDTLWKFKEMIAFRDKRAKEEGFELLVHTNPEGIAMDINPFTHGSAVHTDIMKTQGLKQALNKYKFDAVFGGARRDEEKSRAKERIYSFRDKNHRWDPKNQRPELWNIYNSRVHKDESIRVFPLSNWTELDIWQYIYLEQIPIVPLYFAAKRPVVEKDGVKIMVDDERMPIGKDDEIKEEMVRFRTLGCYPLTGAVNSTASTLEEIIKEMLLSKTSERQGRVIDSDSAGSMEKKKIEGYF from the coding sequence ATGTTAGATACAAAACAATTAACACATTTAAAACAACTTGAAGCTGAATCAATTCATATTATTAGAGAAGTTGTTGCAGAGTTTGATAATCCTGTTATGATGTATAGTGTTGGAAAAGATTCAGCTGTTATGTTGCATTTAGCTCTAAAAGCTTTTGCACCTGCAAAATTACCATTTCCACTTTTACATGTGGATACTTTATGGAAATTTAAAGAGATGATAGCTTTTAGAGATAAAAGAGCAAAAGAGGAGGGGTTTGAACTATTAGTTCATACAAATCCTGAAGGAATTGCTATGGATATTAACCCTTTTACTCATGGATCAGCTGTACATACAGATATTATGAAAACTCAAGGCTTAAAACAAGCATTAAATAAATATAAGTTTGATGCTGTTTTTGGTGGTGCTAGAAGAGATGAAGAGAAAAGTAGGGCAAAAGAGAGAATATACTCTTTTAGAGATAAAAACCATAGATGGGATCCAAAAAATCAAAGACCTGAACTTTGGAATATTTATAACTCAAGAGTTCATAAAGATGAGAGTATTAGAGTTTTTCCACTTTCAAACTGGACAGAACTTGATATTTGGCAATATATCTATCTTGAGCAAATTCCAATAGTGCCACTTTATTTTGCAGCAAAAAGACCAGTTGTTGAAAAAGATGGTGTAAAAATTATGGTTGATGATGAAAGAATGCCAATAGGAAAAGATGATGAAATAAAAGAAGAGATGGTTAGATTTAGAACTCTTGGATGTTATCCATTAACAGGAGCAGTAAATTCAACTGCCTCAACACTTGAAGAGATTATAAAAGAGATGCTTTTAAGTAAAACAAGTGAGAGACAAGGAAGAGTAATAGATAGTGATAGTGCTGGGTCTATGGAGAAGAAAAAAATTGAAGGATATTTTTAA
- the cysN gene encoding sulfate adenylyltransferase subunit CysN — translation MANIEKIDDIKAYLKEHEDKQLLRFITCGNVDDGKSTLIGRLLHDSKGIFEDQLATIKKDSKKNNTTDGEFDLSLLVDGLQSEREQGITIDVAYRYFTTPKRKFIIADTPGHEQYTRNMATGASTANLAIILIDARYGVQTQTKRHSFINKLLGINHIVVAVNKMDLMDFREDIFNKIKEDYLKFAKELGLTQNITLIPLSALNGDNVVERSSKSSWYKGKTLIEHLEDVEIDSDRDLTHFRFPVQYVNRPNLDFRGFCGTVASGIIKVGDEITVLPSKKSSKVKEIVTYDGNLEYAYAQQAITLTLEDEIDISRGDVIVKSDEQADEASNFDVDLVWLSEDPLIKGKQYFIKRATSTTVGTIAQIYYKTDVNTLLQSSANSLNLNEIARAKLDLEQIIAYDSYDKIKAMGSFIIIDRVTNNTVGAGMIRAKSSDQSKKDSSYSAFEIEFNALVRKHFPHWECKEIF, via the coding sequence ATGGCAAATATAGAAAAAATCGATGATATAAAAGCTTATTTAAAAGAGCATGAAGATAAACAACTTCTTAGATTTATCACTTGCGGAAATGTTGATGATGGAAAATCTACTCTAATTGGAAGATTATTACATGATAGCAAAGGGATTTTTGAAGACCAACTTGCAACGATAAAAAAAGATAGTAAAAAAAACAATACAACAGATGGTGAATTTGATCTCTCTTTATTGGTTGATGGTCTTCAAAGCGAGAGAGAACAAGGTATTACAATAGATGTTGCATATAGATATTTTACAACTCCAAAAAGAAAGTTTATTATTGCTGATACTCCTGGACATGAACAATATACTAGAAATATGGCAACTGGTGCTAGTACAGCAAACCTAGCAATTATCCTAATAGATGCAAGATATGGAGTACAAACTCAGACAAAAAGGCACTCTTTTATTAACAAACTTTTAGGAATAAATCATATTGTTGTAGCAGTTAATAAAATGGACTTAATGGATTTTAGAGAAGATATTTTTAATAAGATAAAAGAGGATTATCTGAAATTTGCAAAAGAGTTAGGTCTTACACAAAATATTACACTTATTCCACTATCTGCTTTAAATGGTGATAATGTAGTTGAAAGAAGTTCTAAATCTTCTTGGTATAAAGGTAAAACTTTGATAGAACATTTAGAAGATGTAGAGATTGATAGCGATAGAGATTTAACTCATTTTAGATTCCCAGTACAATATGTAAATAGACCAAATCTTGATTTTAGAGGTTTTTGTGGAACAGTTGCAAGTGGGATAATAAAAGTTGGAGATGAGATTACTGTACTTCCTTCTAAAAAAAGTTCAAAAGTAAAAGAGATTGTGACTTATGATGGGAATTTAGAGTATGCTTATGCACAACAAGCTATTACTTTAACACTTGAAGATGAGATAGATATTAGTCGTGGAGATGTAATTGTTAAAAGTGACGAACAAGCTGATGAAGCAAGTAATTTTGATGTTGATTTAGTTTGGCTTAGTGAAGATCCACTTATTAAAGGAAAACAATATTTTATAAAAAGGGCAACAAGTACAACAGTTGGAACAATTGCTCAGATATATTATAAAACAGATGTAAATACACTTCTTCAAAGTTCTGCAAATTCGCTTAACTTAAATGAAATAGCAAGAGCAAAACTTGATTTAGAACAAATAATTGCATATGACTCTTATGATAAGATAAAGGCCATGGGAAGCTTTATTATTATAGATAGAGTTACAAATAATACTGTTGGTGCTGGAATGATAAGAGCAAAATCTAGTGATCAAAGCAAAAAAGATAGCTCTTATAGTGCTTTTGAGATAGAGTTTAATGCTCTTGTTAGAAAACATTTTCCACATTGGGAGTGTAAAGAGATTTTTTAG
- a CDS encoding multidrug effflux MFS transporter — protein sequence MRKSINHIYLIILLSILSSVAPMGVDTYLPSIPEIAKFFNVDIHKIELSLSIFLIGFAVGQIFGGPISDRYGRRFGSILGLSGFALFSFLIIFSSNIYELWFYRFIEAFFGGITVVNATAAVRDRFSGQEAAKVFSLIGMVRSLAPLLAPVFGAAIIHFFPWEGVFVFLTIYALVVAFFIHKDLPESFTYTKQNIIQSYKLVLTHKKAMKAMLVLAISFGAFFIIIAKTSYIYIEYFGIRTDYFPLFFGINFIILIAMIKVNVNLLKNHKAIDITKTAILVQFFIGLIFLLIHKDMTLIYTIIIIASYMSMMAFIFGNCMSLAIEHFSKNAGVASGVIGVLQFGLGAIISSIALNFGDNGFFVIAFSITFLSLIGFLIIRSYK from the coding sequence ATGCGAAAATCAATCAATCATATATATTTAATTATTCTATTATCTATTTTATCTTCAGTTGCTCCTATGGGGGTTGATACATATTTACCATCTATTCCAGAGATTGCAAAGTTTTTTAATGTAGATATTCATAAAATTGAGCTATCTTTATCTATTTTTTTAATAGGATTTGCTGTTGGACAAATATTTGGAGGTCCAATTTCTGATAGATATGGTAGAAGATTTGGCTCTATTTTAGGACTTTCTGGCTTCGCTCTTTTTAGCTTTTTAATCATTTTTAGCTCAAATATCTATGAACTTTGGTTTTATAGATTTATAGAGGCATTTTTTGGAGGAATCACTGTTGTAAATGCAACTGCTGCTGTAAGAGATAGATTTAGTGGACAAGAAGCTGCAAAAGTTTTCTCTCTTATTGGAATGGTTAGAAGTTTGGCTCCTCTTTTAGCTCCTGTATTTGGAGCGGCTATTATTCACTTTTTCCCTTGGGAAGGAGTTTTTGTATTTCTCACAATATATGCTTTAGTAGTAGCATTCTTTATACATAAAGATTTGCCAGAGAGCTTTACATATACAAAACAAAACATTATTCAATCATACAAACTTGTTTTAACTCATAAAAAAGCTATGAAAGCTATGTTGGTTCTTGCTATTAGTTTTGGAGCTTTTTTTATTATTATTGCAAAAACATCTTATATTTATATTGAATACTTTGGCATAAGAACAGACTATTTTCCACTCTTTTTTGGTATAAATTTTATTATTTTAATAGCTATGATAAAAGTAAATGTAAATCTTCTTAAAAATCACAAAGCTATTGATATTACCAAAACTGCTATTTTAGTTCAATTTTTTATTGGTTTAATATTTTTATTAATTCATAAAGATATGACTCTAATTTATACTATTATCATAATAGCTTCATATATGAGTATGATGGCATTTATTTTTGGAAATTGTATGTCTTTGGCTATTGAACACTTTTCAAAAAATGCTGGAGTTGCTAGTGGAGTTATTGGTGTTTTACAATTTGGTTTAGGAGCAATAATATCTTCTATTGCTCTAAATTTTGGTGATAATGGATTTTTTGTGATAGCTTTTAGTATAACCTTTTTATCACTTATAGGATTTTTGATTATAAGAAGTTATAAATAG